The following coding sequences lie in one Anguilla rostrata isolate EN2019 chromosome 8, ASM1855537v3, whole genome shotgun sequence genomic window:
- the LOC135261005 gene encoding myosin-7-like isoform X1 — translation MGDAQMAEFGVAASYLRKSDKERLEAQTRIFDMKKECFVPDPVEEFIKATISSRDGDKVTATTSDGKTVTVKEVDVHPQNPPKFDKIEDMAMFTFLHEPAVLFNLKERYAAWMIYTYSGLFCVTINPYKWLPVYDPSVVAAYRGKKRTEAPPHIFSISDNAYQYMLSDRENQSILITGESGAGKTVNTKRVIQYFASIAAGGGKKDTTSEKKGTLEDQIIQANPALEAFGNAKTIRNDNSSRFGKFIRIHFAASGKLASADIETYLLEKSRVTFQLKAERDYHIFYQILSQKKPELLEMMLITNNPYDYAFISQGETTVASIDDAEELVATDDAFDVLGFTQEEKNGIYKLTGAIMHYGNMRFKQKQREEQAEADGTEDADKVAYLMGLNSADLIKGLCHPRVKVGNEWVTKGQNVQQVSYSVGALSKSVYEKMFLWMVVRINQSLDTKQPRQYFIGVLDIAGFEIFDFNTFEQMCINFTNEKLQQFFNHHMFVLEQEEYKKEGIEWEFIDFGMDLQACIDLIEKPMGIMSILEEECMFPKASDATFKAKLYDNHLGKSNNFQKPRIVKGKPEAHFALVHYAGTVDYNICNWLVKNKDPLNETVVGLFQKSTLKILGNLFANYASADAGNNKGKGTKKKGSSFQTVSALHRENLNKLMTNLRSTHPHFVRCIIPNETKTPGAMENPLVMHQLRCNGVLEGIRICRKGFPNRILYADFKQRYRILNPAAIPEGQFIDNKKGSEKLLGSLDVDHQQYRFGHTKVFFKAGLLGQLEEMRDDRLALILTGIQARSRGILARIEFQKIVERRDSLLVIQWNVRAFMGVKNWPWMKLYFKIKPLLKSAESEKEMANMKEEFLKLKEAYAKSEARRKELEEKMVSLLQEKNDLQLQVQTEQDNLSDAEERCEGLIKNKIQQEAKLKELTERLDDEEEMNSELTAKKRKLEDECSELKKDIDDLELTLAKVEKEKHATENKVKNLTEEMAALDEIIAKLTKEKKALQEAHQQTLDDLQSEEDKVNTLTKAKAKLEQQVDDLEGSLEQEKKIRMDLERAKRKLEGDLKLTQENVMDLENDKQQLEEKLKKKDFEMSQLTSKIEDEQTMGAQLQKKLKELQARIEELEEELEAERAARAKVEKQRADLSRELEEISERLEEAGGATAAQIEMNKKREAEFQKLRRDLEEATLQHESTAATLRKKQADSVADLGEQIDNLQRVKQKLEKEKSELRLELDDVVSNMEQIIKAKTNLEKMCRTLEDQMNEYRAKAEEGQRTINDFTMQRAKLQTENGELSRLLEEKESLVSQLTRSKQSYTQQIEDLKRQLEEEVKAKNALAHAVQSARHDSDLLREQYEEEQEAKGELQRSLSKANAEVAQWRTKYETDAIQRTEELEEAKKKLAQRLQEAEEAVEAVNAKCSSLEKTKHRLQNEIEDLMVDVERSNAAAAALDKKQRNFDKVLAEWKQKYEESQSELESSQKEARSLSTELFKLKNSYEESLDHLETTKRENKNLQEEISDLTEQLGEGGKSIHELEKIRKQLEQEKAEIQSALEEAEATLEHEEGKILRAQLEFNQVKADIERKLAEKDEEMEQAKRNQQRMVDTLQSSLEAETRSRNEALRLKKKMEGDLNEMEIQLSQANRQAAEAQKQLKGLHAHMKDAQLQLDEALRANDDLKENIAIVERRNNLLQAELEELRAMLEQTERGRKLAEQELLDVSERVQLLHSQNTSLLNQKKKLEGDTAQLQTEVEEAVQECRNAEEKAKKAITDAAMMAEELKKEQDTSAHLERMKKNMEQTIKDLQHRLDEAEQIAMKGGKKQVQKLEARVRELETEVELEQRKSSDAVKGIRKYERRIKELTYQTEEDRKNLARLQDLVDKLQLKVKSYKRTSEEAEEQANSNLTKFRKLQHELDEAEERADIAESQVNKLRAKTRDVGSKKGHDEE, via the exons ATGGGTGATGCACAGATGGCGGAGTTTGGGGTTGCTGCCTCGTACCTCCGCAAGTCAGACAAAGAACGTCTGGAGGCGCAGACTCGCATCTTCGACATGAAGAAGGAGTGCTTTGTGCCCGACCCCGTGGAGGAGTTTATCAAGGCTACCATCTCCAGCCGTGACGGAGACAAAGTCACCGCCACTACTTCGGATGGGAAG ACCGTAACAGTGAAGGAGGTGGACGTCCATCCTCAGAACCCACCAAAGTTTGATAAAATTGAAGACATGGCCATGTTCACCTTCCTGCATGAGCCCGCTGTTCTGTTTAACCTCAAAGAGCGTTATGCAGCCTGGATGATCTAT ACCTActcagggctgttctgtgtaaCTATCAACCCTTACAAGTGGCTGCCAGTGTATGATCCTAGTGTAGTTGCAGCTTACAGAGGAAAGAAGAGGACAGAAGCTCCTCCTCATATTTTCTCCATCTCTGACAATGCCTATCAGTACATGTTATCAG acagagaaaaccaATCCATCCTGATCAC AGGTGAATCTGGTGCTGGGAAGACTGTGAACACCAAAAGAGTCATCCAGTACTTTGCCAGCAttgctgctggaggagggaAGAAAGATACAACTTCTGAGAAAAAG GGCACTCTGGAGGATCAAATCATCCAGGCCAACCCAGCTTTGGAAGCCTTTGGTAATGCCAAGACCATCAGAAATGACAACTCCTCAAGATTT GGCAAGTTCATTCGAATCCACTTCGCGGCCAGTGGGAAATTAGCTTCTGCTGATATTGAGACAT ACCTTCTGGAGAAGTCTCGTGTGACTTTCCAGCTCAAGGCTGAGAGAGACTATCACATCTTCTACCAGATCTTGTCCCAAAAGAAACCAGAGCTGCTGG aaatgATGCTCATCACCAACAACCCCTATGACTACGCCTTCATCTCCCAAGGAGAGACGACCGTAGCTTCCATTGATGATGCTGAAGAGCTTGTGGCCACAGAC gaTGCCTTTGATGTGCTGGGCTTCACCCAGGAGGAGAAGAATGGCATTTACAAGCTGACTGGGGCCATCATGCACTATGGCAACATGAGGTTCAAGCAGAAGCAGCGTGAGGAGCAGGCAGAAGCTGATGGCACTGAGG ATGCTGATAAGGTTGCTTATCTAATGGGCCTGAACTCTGCTGACCTCATCAAGGGTCTCTGTCATCCAAGGGTCAAAGTAGGAAACGAGTGGGTAACCAAGGGACAAAATGTCCAGCAG GTATCCTACTCCGTTGGTGCTCTGTCAAAGTCAGTGTATGAGAAAATGTTCCTCTGGATGGTGGTGAGAATCAACCAATCACTGGACACCAAGCAGCCTCGCCAGTATTTCATAGGTGTCCTGGACATTGCTGGTTTTGAGATCTTTGAT TTCAACACCTTTGAGCAGATGTGCATCAACTTCACCAATGAGAAGCTGCAACAGTTTTTCAACCACCACATGTTCgtgctggagcaggaggagtaCAAGAAGGAGGGAATTGAGTGGGAGTTCATTGACTTTGGGATGGATTTACAGGCTTGCATTGACCTGATTGAGAAG CCTATGGGCATCATGTCCATCCTTGAAGAGGAGTGCATGTTCCCTAAGGCCAGTGACGCAACATTCAAAGCTAAGCTCTATGACAACCATCTGGGAAAATCCAACAACTTCCAGAAGCCCAGGATTGTCAAGGGGAAACCAGAGGCCCATTTTGCCCTGGTTCATTATGCTGGTACTGTGGACTACAACATCTGCAACTGGCTGGTCAAGAACAAAGACCCCCTGAATGAGACCGTTGTGGGGCTATTCCAGAAGTCTACTCTCAAGATACTAGGAAACCTATTTGCAAACTATGCTAGTGCTGATGCAGGTAACAA CAAAGGcaagggaacaaagaaaaaagggtcTTCCTTCCAGACTGTATCTGCTCTCCATAGG gAGAATCTGAATAAGCTAATGACCAATTTGAGATCCACTCACCCTCACTTTGTCCGCTGCATCATCCCCAATGAGACCAAGACTCCTGGGGCCATGGAGAACCCTCTGGTCATGCACCAGCTGCGCTGTAATGGTGTGCTGGAAGGCATCAGGATCTGCAGAAAGGGCTTTCCCAACAGGATCCTGTATGCTGACTTCAAACAGAG ATACCGTATCCTGAACCCTGCTGCTATTCCAGAGGGACAGTTTATAGACAACAAGAAGGGATCAGAGAAACTGCTGGGATCTTTAGATGTTGATCACCAGCAATATAGATTTGGACACACCAAA GTGTTCTTCAAAGCTGGTCTACTGGGTCAGCTGGAGGAGATGAGAGATGACCGTTTAGCTCTCATTTTAACTGGGATCCAGGCAAGGTCTCGTGGTATTCTTGCAAGAATTGAGTTCCAGAAGATTGTTGAGCGCAG GGACTCTTTGCTTGTGATCCAATGGAATGTGCGTGCCTTCATGGGTGTGAAAAACTGGCCCTGGATGAAACTCTACTTTAAGATCAAGCCTCTGCTAAAGAGTGCAGAATCTGAGAAGGAGATGGCCAACATGAAAGAGGAGTTCCTGAAGCTGAAAGAAGCCTACGCCAAGTCTGAAGCACGGAGAAAGGAGCTTGAGGAGAAGATGGTCTCTCTTCTCCAAGAGAAGAATGACCTGCAGCTTCAAGTTCAGACT GAGCAGGATAACCTCTCAGATGCTGAGGAGAGATGTGAAGGATTGATAAAGAACAAGATTCAGCAGGAGGCCAAACTCAAAGAGCTGACAGAGAGACTGGATGATGAGGAGGAGATGAACTCAGAACTTACTGCCAAGAAGAGGAAGCTGGAAGATGAGTGTTCTGAACTCAAGAAAGACATTGATGATCTGGAGCTCACTCTGGCTAaagtggagaaggagaagcatGCCACTGAGAACAAG GTGAAAAACCTGACTGAGGAAATGGCGGCTCTGGATGAAATAATTGCCAAGCTGACCAAGGAGAAGAAGGCTCTACAGGAGGCTCACCAGCAAACCCTGGATGACCTGCAGAGTGAGGAAGACAAAGTCAACACTCTGACAAAGGCCAAAGCCAAGTTGGAGCAACAAGTGGATGAT CTTGAAGGATCCCTGGAACAGGAGAAGAAGATCCGAATGGATCTTGAGAGAGCCAAGAGGAAGCTGGAAGGAGACCTGAAGCTGACTCAGGAGAATGTAATGGACCTGGAGAATGACAaacagcagctggaggagaagctgaAGAA GAAGGACTTTGAAATGAGTCAGCTAACCAGCAAAATTGAAGATGAACAAACAATGGGTGCTCAGCTACAAAAGAagctgaaggagctgcag GCCCGaattgaggagctggaggaggagctggaggctgAGAGAGCTGCCCGTGCCAAGGTGGAGAAACAGAGGGCAGACTTGTCtagagagctggaggagatcaGTGAGAGACTGGAGGAGGCAGGTGGGGCCACTGCTGCCCAGATTGAGATGAACAAGAAGAGGGAGGCTGAGTTCCAAAAATTGCGCAGAGACCTTGAAGAGGCCACACTGCAGCATGAGTCCACAGCAGCTACACTGAGGAAGAAGCAAGCTGATAGTGTGGCTGACCTTGGAGAGCAGATCGACAACCTGCAGAGAGTGAAGcagaagctggagaaggagaagagtgAGCTCAGACTAGAGCTGGACGATGTGGTCTCCAATATGGAGCAGATCATTAAGGCAAAG actaatttagaaaaaatgtgCCGAACTCTGGAGGACCAGATGAATGAATACCGTGCAAAGGCAGAAGAGGGCCAGCGCACGATCAATGACTTCACTATGCAGAGAGCAAAGCTCCAGACTGAAAATG GTGAGCTTTCAAGACTCCTGGAGGAGAAGGAGTCTCTAGTTTCTCAGCTGACCAGAAGCAAGCAGTCCTACACCCAACAGATTGAGGACCTCAAACGACAGCTAGAGGAAGAAGTCAAG gcaaAAAATGCACTGGCCCATGCGGTGCAGTCTGCTCGCCATGACTCTGACCTGCTGAGGGAGCAgtatgaggaagagcaggaagcAAAGGGTGAGCTGCAGCGCAGTCTCTCCAAAGCCAATGCTGAGGTGGCTCAGTGGAGAACTAAATATGAGACTGATGCCATCCAGAGGACTGAAGAACTGGAGGAGGCAAA GAAGAAACTGGCTCAGAGACTGCAGGAAGCAGAAGAGGCTGTGGAAGCTGTAAATGCTAAGTGTTCCTCCCTAGAGAAGACCAAACACAGGCTGCAAAATGAGATTGAAGATCTCATGGTGGATGTGGAGAGATCcaatgcagctgctgcagctctggATAAAAAGCAAAGAAACTTTGACAAG GTCCTGGCAGAGTGGAAGCAGAAATATGAGGAGTCACAGAGTGAGTTAGAAAGTTCCCAGAAGGAGGCCAGATCTCTGAGCACTGAGCTCTTCAAGCTGAAGAACTCCTATGAGGAGTCCTTGGATCATCTGGAAAcaacaaagagagagaacaagaatcTGCAAG AGGAAATCTCTGATCTCACTGAGCAACTTGGTGAGGGGGGCAAGAGCATCCATGAGCTGGAGAAGATCCGTAAGCAGCTGGAACAGGAGAAGGCAGAGATTCAGTCTGCTTTAGAGGAAGCTGAA GCTACTCTAGAGCATGAAGAAGGCAAAATCCTGAGAGCCCAGCTGGAGTTTAACCAGGTGAAAGCTGATATTGAGCGCAAGCTCGCTGAAAAGGATGAAGAGATGGAGCAGGCCAAGAGGAACCAGCAAAGAATGGTGGATACTCTGCAAAGCTCCTTGGAAGCAGAGACCCGCAGTAGAAATGAGGCCCTCAGGCTGAAGaagaagatggagggagatCTCAATGAGATGGAGATCCAACTCAGCCAGGCCAACAGACAGGCCGCTGAGGCTCAGAAGCAGCTCAAAGGCCTCCATGCACACATGAAG GATGCTCAGTTGCAGCTGGATGAAGCCCTTCGTGCCAATGATGATCTGAAAGAAAACATTGCCATTGTGGAGAGACGCAACAATCTCCTGCAggcagagctggaggagctgagggccatgctggagcagacagaaagaggcCGGAAACTGGCTGAACAAGAGCTGCTGGATGTCAGTGAGAGAGTGCAGCTGCTGCACTCACAG AACACCAGCCTGCTCAACCAGAAGAAGAAGCTGGAAGGTGACACAGCCCAGCTTCAGACAGAGGTGGAGGAGGCTGTACAGGAGTGCAGAAATGCAGAAGAAAAAGCAAAGAAGGCCATTACTGATGCTGCCATGATGGCAGAAGAGCTCAAGAAGGAGCAGGACACCAGTGCTCACCTGGAGCGCATGAAGAAGAACATGGAGCAGACTATCAAGGACCTGCAGCACCGTCTGGACGAAGCTGAGCAAATCGCCATGAAAGGTGGCAAGAAGCAAGTGCAGAAACTGGAAGCCAGG GTCAGGGAACTAGAAACTGAGGTGGAATTagagcagagaaagagcagTGATGCTGTAAAGGGAATTCGTAAATATGAGAGACGCATCAAGGAGCTCACCTACCAG ACTGAAGAGGACCGTAAGAATTTGGCCCGTCTGCAGGATCTGGTGGATAAGCTGCAGTTGAAGGTCAAGTCCTACAAGAGAACTTCAGAGGAGGCT GAGGAACAGGCCAACTCTAATCTGACCAAGTTCCGCAAGCTGCAACATGAGCTGGACGAGGCAGAGGAGAGGGCCGACATTGCAGAGTCCCAGGTCAACAAGCTGCGGGCCAAGACCCGTGATGTGGGCTCAAAG